The following proteins come from a genomic window of Leopardus geoffroyi isolate Oge1 chromosome A3, O.geoffroyi_Oge1_pat1.0, whole genome shotgun sequence:
- the SHLD1 gene encoding shieldin complex subunit 1 isoform X4, which produces MATQEATPGSQSEESSALDLPTVYDIRDYVLQRPHQEADSEAFSSVEALSSPCSSDADPDGIPMTPC; this is translated from the exons ATGGCGACCCAGGAAGCCACTCCAGGCAGCCAGTCCGAGGAGAGCAGTGCCTTGGATTTGCCAACAGTTTATGACATAAGAGATTATGTGCTGCAGAGACCCCACCAAGAGGCCGACAGTGAGGCTTTTAGTTCTGTAGAAGCCCTTTCTAGTCCTTGCTCTTCTGATGCAGATCCAG ATGGCATACCCATGACTCCCTGCTAA
- the SHLD1 gene encoding shieldin complex subunit 1 isoform X5, whose amino-acid sequence MATQEATPGSQSEESSALDLPTVYDIRDYVLQRPHQEADSEAFSSVEALSSPCSSDADPGNSI is encoded by the exons ATGGCGACCCAGGAAGCCACTCCAGGCAGCCAGTCCGAGGAGAGCAGTGCCTTGGATTTGCCAACAGTTTATGACATAAGAGATTATGTGCTGCAGAGACCCCACCAAGAGGCCGACAGTGAGGCTTTTAGTTCTGTAGAAGCCCTTTCTAGTCCTTGCTCTTCTGATGCAGATCCAG GAAATAGTATTTGA
- the SHLD1 gene encoding shieldin complex subunit 1 isoform X3, whose amino-acid sequence MATQEATPGSQSEESSALDLPTVYDIRDYVLQRPHQEADSEAFSSVEALSSPCSSDADPGPRTEGTTQRQSVFCSPTHQKKVTRTWCISACNLATRRGLGRLISP is encoded by the exons ATGGCGACCCAGGAAGCCACTCCAGGCAGCCAGTCCGAGGAGAGCAGTGCCTTGGATTTGCCAACAGTTTATGACATAAGAGATTATGTGCTGCAGAGACCCCACCAAGAGGCCGACAGTGAGGCTTTTAGTTCTGTAGAAGCCCTTTCTAGTCCTTGCTCTTCTGATGCAGATCCAG GTCCCAGGACTGAAGGAACAACACAGAGGCAAAGTGTCTTCTGTTCTCCCACCCACCAGAAGAAGGTGACCAGAACTTGGTGCATTTCAGCCTGCAACCTAGCAACAAGAAGGGGCCTGGGTAGGCTCATTTCTCCATAG
- the SHLD1 gene encoding shieldin complex subunit 1 isoform X6, producing the protein MATQEATPGSQSEESSALDLPTVYDIRDYVLQRPHQEADSEAFSSVEALSSPCSSDADPAPL; encoded by the exons ATGGCGACCCAGGAAGCCACTCCAGGCAGCCAGTCCGAGGAGAGCAGTGCCTTGGATTTGCCAACAGTTTATGACATAAGAGATTATGTGCTGCAGAGACCCCACCAAGAGGCCGACAGTGAGGCTTTTAGTTCTGTAGAAGCCCTTTCTAGTCCTTGCTCTTCTGATGCAGATCCAG CACCTCTCTGA
- the SHLD1 gene encoding shieldin complex subunit 1 isoform X7, with product MATQEATPGSQSEESSALDLPTVYDIRDYVLQRPHQEADSEAFSSVEALSSPCSSDADPD from the coding sequence ATGGCGACCCAGGAAGCCACTCCAGGCAGCCAGTCCGAGGAGAGCAGTGCCTTGGATTTGCCAACAGTTTATGACATAAGAGATTATGTGCTGCAGAGACCCCACCAAGAGGCCGACAGTGAGGCTTTTAGTTCTGTAGAAGCCCTTTCTAGTCCTTGCTCTTCTGATGCAGATCCAG